A stretch of the Nicotiana tabacum cultivar K326 chromosome 6, ASM71507v2, whole genome shotgun sequence genome encodes the following:
- the LOC107789834 gene encoding bidirectional sugar transporter SWEET13-like — protein MANHPLIFAFGILGNIISFTVFISPVPTFYGIVKKKSAEGFQSVPYVVALFSSMLWIYYAMTKTNETLIITINSFGCIAETIYIAIYFAYATKKTRMQTLRLVLMLNFGGFGLILFLTQILCKGAKRAEVIGWICMAFSISVFVAPLSIMGRVIRTKSVEFMPFNLSLTLTLSAVMWFLYGLLLRDIYVTVPNIAGMVLGVLQMVLYGIYRNAKPNQAEEKKLPTVVKLEELPTKVNSEVYPVSLPSMGSENGEAKDGKHFEDAQIKSLV, from the exons ATGGCAAACCATCCTTTGATCTTCGCCTTTGGCATTTTGG GTAACATAATCTCCTTCACGGTGTTTATATCGCCAGT ACCTACATTTTATGGGATCGTTAAAAAGAAATCAGCCGAAGGGTTTCAATCGGTGCCGTATGTTGTTGCATTATTTAGTTCAATGCTTTGGATTTACTATGCAATGACTAAGacaaatgaaacccttatcatcACCATCAACTCCTTTGGCTGCATTGCGGAGACTATTTATATTGCTATTTATTTTGCTTATGCGACAAAAAAAACAAGG ATGCAAACGTTGAGACTTGTTCTAATGTTGAATTTCGGTGGCTTTGGGTTGATTCTTTTCCTCACCCAAATTTTATGCAAAGGAGCAAAACGAGCTGAAGTTATTGGATGGATTTGCATGGCGTTTTCTATTAGTGTGTTTGTAGCACCTCTAAGCATTATG GGGCGGGTAATACGGACCAAAAGTGTGGAGTTCATGCCATTTAACTTGTCGTTAACCCTTACACTTAGTGCTGTGATGTGGTTTTTGTACGGTTTACTTTTGAGAGACATCTATGTCACG GTACCAAACATTGCGGGAATGGTACTTGGAGTGCTCCAAATGGTATTGTATGGAATATACAGAAATGCCAAGCCAAATCAGGCAGAAGAGAAGAAACTACCCACTGTTGTGAAGCTGGAGGAGTTGCCTACAAAAGTTAATTCTGAGGTTTATCCAGTTAGTTTACCATCCATGGGCAGTGAAAACGGAGAGGCTAAAGATGGTAAACATTTTGAAGATGCCCAAATCAAATCTCTTGTGTAA